The sequence below is a genomic window from Ensifer adhaerens.
AGGCAGAGAGTGCTATCCCTGCGGACGAGATGCGGCTTTTCCTGGCCCTTGGCATCGGCAAACCGACGCTGGCCGCTGCATTTGTGAAGGCGCGCCAGAACGGCACGACGATCGAACGCGAACTGATCGCCGAAGGCACGCTTGACCCGCACATCTTCTACGAAGCTCTGGCCGAGTTCCTGGGGCTGCCCTATCTGGCAGAGATCAATCCCGCCAACGTCTTCCTCACGGAAACGATCGATACGCAGCTTTCGAGCGGCCCGCTCCTGCGCCTGAGCCGCCCTTCGCTGCCCGCTGTGGTCGTGGTCGCTCCCGAAGCACGCCACGCGATCACATTGCGCCGCCGGCTTGATGCGGCTTGCGACATGCGCTCCGGCCTTGCAATTGCCGCTCCGCAAACCATTCGGGAGGCGGTCTGGCAGGCAAACAGCCGGGCGCGGGTCGAGACCGTCACCGGTCGGCTTTTTGGGGACGCGCCGGCCTTCAGTGCACGGGTCGTGCTGTCGGGCTGGCAGGGCTACGCGCTCGGCGCCCTGTCCATCAGCTTTCCGCTCGCGGCCTTCGCCTGGCCAGAACCGGTGCTGCTTATGCTCCATATCGCACTGAGCGCGATTTATCTCCTCGCTATTGGCCTGAGGGCCGCCGCGCTCAAACTGGGCGCGCGGGACGCTGCGCGCCTGCCGACACTTCCGTCAGGCGCCGCCGAAGCGCCGCTGCCCGTCTACACGGTTCTGGTTGCGGCCTATCGGGAGGAAGAAATGGCCGAACAGATGATTGCGGCCCTGAACCGGCTGGATTGGCCCAAGTCTCTGCTCGATATCAAGATCGTCTGCGAAGCGGATGATCAAGCGACGATCGCCGCAGTGCGGCGGCACGCAAAGGGAGCACATTACGAAGTGGTCGAAGTGCCTGCGCAGGGACCGAGGACCAAGCCGAAGGCGCTCGATTATGCGTTGGCCGGCGCCCGCGGCGAGTATGTCGTTATCTTCGACGCCGAGGACAGGCCACATCCTCGTCAATTGCGCGAAGCCTATGCGCGTTTCCGCGAGGGGCCACAGTCGCTGGCCTGCCTGCAGGCGCCGCTCAACATTTCGAATGCCGCAGAAAGCCGGATTGCCGCGCTCTTTGCCCTTGAATATGCGGGACAATTTCGCAGCCTGCTGCCGCTTCTTGCGCGTCTTGGCTTGCCGATCCCACTGGGGGGAACCTCCAATCACTTCCGACGCACCGCGCTGCAGGCGGCAGGCGCCTGGGATCCGTTCAATGTGACGGAAGATGCAGACCTGGGCATCCGGCTGCATCGACTGGGATATCGTTGCGGCGTGCTGCGGCTGCCCACGCTGGAGGATGCTCCGACAGACTGGCCTGTCTGGAAGGCGCAGCGGTGCCGCTGGTTCAAGGGCTGGCTGCAGACGGTGCTGGTGCATTTTCGCGCGCCGTCACGTCTTCATGCGCAAATCGGCGTTGCCGGCCTGATCGCCCTGTTTCTCACGACCGGCGGCATGCTGTTTTCAGCGCTCGCACATCCTTTGCTCGCCCTTTTCATCCTGCGCTCCATCTGGCTCCTTGCCAGCGGAGCATGGCTGGCCGTCGGCCTGGCAGAACAGGTGCTATTCGGCATAGATGTGGCCAATATCATAGGCAGCTATTGTCTTTTTGCGCTTCTGGGGCGCAAGCCGATGAGCGAGGAGGAACGTGCTGCAGTCGGGCGCCCCTGGGCAAGTGTGCCGCTCTACTGGATGATGCTCTCGCTTGCCGCCTGGCAAGCCGTCAGGGAACTGTCGGTCAATCCGTTCCATTGGCGCAAGACACCGCACGCGCCGAGCAACCCGCCAACGCTCTCAGAAGAGGCCGGCCACCTGCGCCAGCAGAAGGAAGTTGAGGCAAAGGACAACCGCAGAGCCAACGGCACCGAGAATACGTATCGGGATGGGGTTCACATAGTGACCCATGATGCTCCGCCTTGAGGTGAAATGGAGCAGCGCGAGCATGGGAATTGGCAAGGCAATCGATAGGATGACCTGGCTCACCACCAGCGCCTTGGTCGAATCCACGCCCATGAGAACGACGGCGAAGGCAGGTACCATGGTGACAAGCCTTCGGATGAGAAGCGGAATGCGGAAACCGACAAAGCCCTGCATGATCACCTGACCTGCCATCGTCCCGACGACGGAGGACGACACGCCGGAGGCAATCAGCGAGACGAGGAAGAACGAGGCCGCCGCACCGCCGAGAAGGGGCGTCAGCGTGTGATAGGCCGTCTCGATCTCCGCAACTTCGGAATGGCCGAGATGGAAGGCTGCCGCTGCCATGATCACCATGGCCATGTTGACGAGGCCGGCAGCGGCGAGCGCGATCACAACCTCCCGATTGGAGAACCTGACCAGCATGCGCCGCTCGCGATCATCGGCCGGGCGAATGCGTCCCTGCGTGAGACCGGAATGCAGGAAGACGGCATGCGGCATGACGGTCGCGCCGACGATGCCGACGGCGATCATTAGAGCATTGGTGTCCGGGATTTTCGGCGAGACGAGACCCTTTGCCACGCTGCCCCATTCCACGGGCGCGATCAGCATCTCGACGAGATAGCAGAGGCTGATCACGGCAACGAAGGCCCCGATAAGGATTTCCATTCGGCGGAAGCCGCCCTGCTCCATGATGAGAATGACATATGTGATGATGGCAGTGACGACCATGCCGGCCAGAA
It includes:
- a CDS encoding manganese transport protein, which encodes MLRDEMQLESGSTIASRHEQAMRDALAGRRSGVRAFLPFFGPAVIASIAYMDPGNFATNIQAGAGYGYALLWVLLAANLIAMLFQSLSAKLGIVTGMNLAEMCREQYPKPMVYVMWVISEIAAMATDLAEFLGGAIGLSLIFGMPLLAGMVVTAIITYVILIMEQGGFRRMEILIGAFVAVISLCYLVEMLIAPVEWGSVAKGLVSPKIPDTNALMIAVGIVGATVMPHAVFLHSGLTQGRIRPADDRERRMLVRFSNREVVIALAAAGLVNMAMVIMAAAAFHLGHSEVAEIETAYHTLTPLLGGAAASFFLVSLIASGVSSSVVGTMAGQVIMQGFVGFRIPLLIRRLVTMVPAFAVVLMGVDSTKALVVSQVILSIALPIPMLALLHFTSRRSIMGHYVNPIPIRILGAVGSAVVLCLNFLLLAQVAGLF
- a CDS encoding Glycosyltransferase, catalytic subunit of cellulose synthase and poly-beta-1,6-N-acetylglucosamine synthase is translated as MRAGEYWNSGIVDKSATPQPAIAVFEFAEAESAIPADEMRLFLALGIGKPTLAAAFVKARQNGTTIERELIAEGTLDPHIFYEALAEFLGLPYLAEINPANVFLTETIDTQLSSGPLLRLSRPSLPAVVVVAPEARHAITLRRRLDAACDMRSGLAIAAPQTIREAVWQANSRARVETVTGRLFGDAPAFSARVVLSGWQGYALGALSISFPLAAFAWPEPVLLMLHIALSAIYLLAIGLRAAALKLGARDAARLPTLPSGAAEAPLPVYTVLVAAYREEEMAEQMIAALNRLDWPKSLLDIKIVCEADDQATIAAVRRHAKGAHYEVVEVPAQGPRTKPKALDYALAGARGEYVVIFDAEDRPHPRQLREAYARFREGPQSLACLQAPLNISNAAESRIAALFALEYAGQFRSLLPLLARLGLPIPLGGTSNHFRRTALQAAGAWDPFNVTEDADLGIRLHRLGYRCGVLRLPTLEDAPTDWPVWKAQRCRWFKGWLQTVLVHFRAPSRLHAQIGVAGLIALFLTTGGMLFSALAHPLLALFILRSIWLLASGAWLAVGLAEQVLFGIDVANIIGSYCLFALLGRKPMSEEERAAVGRPWASVPLYWMMLSLAAWQAVRELSVNPFHWRKTPHAPSNPPTLSEEAGHLRQQKEVEAKDNRRANGTENTYRDGVHIVTHDAPP